In Phocoena phocoena chromosome 11, mPhoPho1.1, whole genome shotgun sequence, one DNA window encodes the following:
- the MPST gene encoding 3-mercaptopyruvate sulfurtransferase isoform X1: MAEPGSREPETGACSPSVAAAMASQQLFRALVSAQWVAEALRAPRAGQPLQLLDASWYLPKLGRDAHREFEERHIPGSAFFDIDRCSDRTSPYDHMLPGAAHFAEYAGRLGVSASTHVVVYDASDQGLYSAPRVWWMFRAFGHRTVSVLDGGLRNWLRQGLPLSAGKSRPEPSEFHAVLDPAYVKTYEDIKENLESRRFQVVDARAAGRFRGTEPEPREGIEPGHIPGTINIPFTEFMTKEGLEKSPEEIRRLFQDKKVDLSQPLVATCGSGVTACHVALGAYLCGKPDVPLYDGSWVEWYMRAQPEDVISEGRGKTH, encoded by the exons GCCTGCAGCCCCAGTGTCGCCGCCGCCATGGCCTCGCAGCAGCTCTTCCGCGCGCTCGTGTCGGCGCAGTGGGTGGCCGAAGCGCTCCGGGCCCCGCGGGCCGGGCAGCCCCTGCAGCTGCTCGACGCCTCCTGGTACCTGCCCAAGCTGGGCCGCGACGCGCACCGCGAGTTCGAGGAGCGCCACATCCCGGGCTCCGCCTTCTTTGACATCGACCGGTGCAGCGACCGCACGTCGCCCTACGACCACATGCTGCCCGGGGCTGCGCACTTTGCCGAGTACGCGGGCCGCCTGGGCGTGAGCGCCTCTACCCACGTCGTGGTCTACGACGCCAGCGATCAGGGCCTCTACTCGGCGCCGCGTGTCTGGTGGATGTTCCGCGCCTTCGGCCACCGCACCGTGTCGGTTCTCGACGGCGGCCTCCGCAACTGGTTGCGCCAGGGCCTCCCGCTGAGCGCGGGCAAGAGCCGCCCGGAGCCCTCAGAGTTCCACGCGGTGCTGGACCCCGCCTACGTCAAGACGTACGAGGACATCAAGGAGAACCTCGAATCCCGGCGCTTCCAGGTGGTGGACGCCCGCGCCGCAGGCCGCTTCCGGGGCACCGAGCCCGAGCCCCGAGAAG GCATCGAACCCGGCCACATCCCTGGCACTATCAACATCCCCTTCACAGAATTCATGACCAAGGAGGGCTTGGAGAAGAGCCCCGAGGAGATCCGCCGCCTCTTCCAGGACAAGAAGGTGGACCTGTCCCAGCCCCTGGTGGCCACGTGCGGCTCCGGCGTCACAGCCTGTCACGTGGCCCTGGGGGCCTACCTCTGCGGCAAGCCCGATGTGCCCCTCTATGACGGCTCCTGGGTGGAGTGGTACATGCGCGCCCAGCCCGAGGATGTCATCTCCGAGGGCCGGGGAAAGACCCACTGA
- the MPST gene encoding 3-mercaptopyruvate sulfurtransferase isoform X2, giving the protein MASQQLFRALVSAQWVAEALRAPRAGQPLQLLDASWYLPKLGRDAHREFEERHIPGSAFFDIDRCSDRTSPYDHMLPGAAHFAEYAGRLGVSASTHVVVYDASDQGLYSAPRVWWMFRAFGHRTVSVLDGGLRNWLRQGLPLSAGKSRPEPSEFHAVLDPAYVKTYEDIKENLESRRFQVVDARAAGRFRGTEPEPREGIEPGHIPGTINIPFTEFMTKEGLEKSPEEIRRLFQDKKVDLSQPLVATCGSGVTACHVALGAYLCGKPDVPLYDGSWVEWYMRAQPEDVISEGRGKTH; this is encoded by the exons ATGGCCTCGCAGCAGCTCTTCCGCGCGCTCGTGTCGGCGCAGTGGGTGGCCGAAGCGCTCCGGGCCCCGCGGGCCGGGCAGCCCCTGCAGCTGCTCGACGCCTCCTGGTACCTGCCCAAGCTGGGCCGCGACGCGCACCGCGAGTTCGAGGAGCGCCACATCCCGGGCTCCGCCTTCTTTGACATCGACCGGTGCAGCGACCGCACGTCGCCCTACGACCACATGCTGCCCGGGGCTGCGCACTTTGCCGAGTACGCGGGCCGCCTGGGCGTGAGCGCCTCTACCCACGTCGTGGTCTACGACGCCAGCGATCAGGGCCTCTACTCGGCGCCGCGTGTCTGGTGGATGTTCCGCGCCTTCGGCCACCGCACCGTGTCGGTTCTCGACGGCGGCCTCCGCAACTGGTTGCGCCAGGGCCTCCCGCTGAGCGCGGGCAAGAGCCGCCCGGAGCCCTCAGAGTTCCACGCGGTGCTGGACCCCGCCTACGTCAAGACGTACGAGGACATCAAGGAGAACCTCGAATCCCGGCGCTTCCAGGTGGTGGACGCCCGCGCCGCAGGCCGCTTCCGGGGCACCGAGCCCGAGCCCCGAGAAG GCATCGAACCCGGCCACATCCCTGGCACTATCAACATCCCCTTCACAGAATTCATGACCAAGGAGGGCTTGGAGAAGAGCCCCGAGGAGATCCGCCGCCTCTTCCAGGACAAGAAGGTGGACCTGTCCCAGCCCCTGGTGGCCACGTGCGGCTCCGGCGTCACAGCCTGTCACGTGGCCCTGGGGGCCTACCTCTGCGGCAAGCCCGATGTGCCCCTCTATGACGGCTCCTGGGTGGAGTGGTACATGCGCGCCCAGCCCGAGGATGTCATCTCCGAGGGCCGGGGAAAGACCCACTGA